Proteins encoded in a region of the Nonomuraea helvata genome:
- a CDS encoding carbohydrate ABC transporter permease, whose translation MIAVGARSATGRRRETKRSPKPIQVQFRTIVSPHQLNSKWGRRIYWLVLVAVIVTFTLAFVFPLYWMITGAMKTPEEIAQMPPTLVPADPTLGAFFEAWDLFDIGTLLANTAYYALGAWLFSMAVDVTAAYALSKLRPMFGNVILGAMLATLMIPPMVILIPLYVTIVDLGLLNNAWGLWFPAAANGFNIFLLKRFFDSIPRELIEAAQIDGAGPLRVLWSVVLPVSRPILGVVSIFTIVTAFKDFVLPLLVMTDSDKMTISVGLSQTAGAVTQNQVMGGLVIAGIPMIIVFFIFQRHIMAGLTAGSIKG comes from the coding sequence ATGATCGCCGTTGGCGCGCGTTCCGCTACTGGACGGCGGCGGGAGACGAAGAGGTCGCCGAAACCGATCCAGGTGCAGTTCCGCACGATCGTCTCGCCGCACCAGCTCAACAGCAAGTGGGGCAGGCGGATCTACTGGCTCGTGCTCGTCGCGGTCATCGTGACCTTCACCCTGGCCTTCGTCTTCCCGCTCTACTGGATGATCACCGGCGCCATGAAGACGCCGGAGGAGATCGCCCAGATGCCGCCGACGCTCGTCCCCGCCGACCCGACGCTGGGTGCGTTCTTCGAGGCGTGGGACCTGTTCGACATCGGCACGCTGCTGGCGAACACCGCGTACTACGCGCTGGGCGCCTGGCTGTTCTCCATGGCGGTGGACGTCACGGCGGCGTACGCGCTGTCGAAGCTCCGCCCGATGTTCGGCAACGTGATCCTCGGCGCGATGCTGGCCACGCTGATGATCCCGCCGATGGTCATCCTCATCCCGCTCTACGTCACGATCGTGGACCTGGGGCTGCTCAACAATGCCTGGGGCCTGTGGTTCCCCGCGGCGGCGAACGGCTTCAACATCTTCCTGCTCAAGCGGTTCTTCGACTCCATCCCGCGGGAGCTGATCGAGGCGGCGCAGATCGACGGCGCGGGCCCGCTGAGGGTGCTGTGGTCGGTCGTGCTGCCGGTCTCCAGGCCGATCCTGGGCGTGGTCTCCATCTTCACGATCGTCACCGCGTTCAAGGACTTCGTCCTGCCGCTGCTGGTCATGACCGACAGCGACAAGATGACGATCAGCGTGGGCCTGTCGCAGACGGCCGGAGCGGTGACCCAGAACCAGGTCATGGGCGGCCTGGTCATCGCCGGCATCCCCATGATCATCGTCTTCTTCATC
- a CDS encoding sugar ABC transporter permease, with protein MGILRRNLTAYGFLCAALFCFTVFAWYPMVREFILSFQKTDLINPPTWVGLDNFKAAVQDPAFGEAWLNTVEFTLLALLCGYAVPFVVALVLNELRHARAYLRFVVYLPVMLPPIVAVLLFRWFYDPGPGLFNQVLDFLHLPPLAWLDSSSTALISLVLVSTWMNMGSATLIYLAALQNIAPELYEAAELDGAGIFKRIRHVTIPQTRLILLLMLMLQIVATMQVFIEPYMLTGGGPENATVSVAYLMYQFAFSQMNYGQAGALGMLLMLALLVFAAIQLRTTREDRA; from the coding sequence ATGGGGATCTTGAGGCGCAATCTGACGGCCTACGGGTTCCTCTGCGCGGCGCTGTTCTGCTTCACGGTGTTCGCCTGGTATCCGATGGTCAGGGAGTTCATCCTGAGCTTCCAGAAGACCGACCTGATCAACCCGCCCACCTGGGTGGGGCTGGACAACTTCAAGGCGGCCGTCCAGGACCCGGCCTTCGGCGAGGCCTGGCTGAACACCGTGGAGTTCACGCTGCTCGCGCTGCTGTGCGGCTATGCCGTGCCGTTCGTCGTCGCGCTCGTGCTCAACGAGCTGCGTCACGCCCGGGCCTACCTGCGGTTCGTGGTCTACCTGCCGGTCATGCTGCCGCCGATCGTGGCGGTGCTGCTGTTCAGGTGGTTCTACGATCCCGGGCCCGGGCTGTTCAACCAGGTCCTGGACTTCCTCCACCTGCCGCCGCTGGCGTGGCTGGACTCGTCGTCGACCGCCCTGATCTCCCTCGTTCTCGTCTCGACCTGGATGAACATGGGCAGCGCGACGCTCATCTACCTGGCGGCGCTGCAGAACATCGCGCCCGAGCTGTACGAGGCCGCCGAACTGGACGGGGCCGGGATCTTCAAGCGGATCAGGCACGTCACGATCCCGCAGACCCGGTTGATCCTGCTGCTCATGCTGATGCTGCAGATCGTGGCGACCATGCAGGTGTTCATCGAGCCGTACATGCTGACCGGCGGCGGCCCGGAGAACGCCACGGTCTCCGTCGCGTACCTGATGTACCAGTTCGCCTTCTCGCAGATGAACTACGGCCAGGCGGGCGCGCTCGGCATGCTGCTCATGCTCGCGCTCCTCGTCTTCGCGGCCATCCAGCTCAGGACGACCCGTGAGGACAGAGCATGA
- a CDS encoding ABC transporter substrate-binding protein yields MRRSTGLLLVSVLGISATACGSGEPATPSAGGAKAVTITVACQPARSAPKERQAWDDDVAAFMKAHPGVTVKSTDQQPCFDPKTFGPKLAGGQMETVFVVPVTNYADVIAQGQALDITQYTGAVKNWNDLRADVRELVTKDGKVYGVPNVHYSVGLVYNRALFTKAGLDPNTPPKTWAEVREAAKKIAALGPGYVGYGEYSGGNTGGWHFTQAIYGRGGAILTPDNKKAAFNSPEGKAVLQNLHDMRWVDNSMGNKLLVGWESLMMAMGSGKVGMMLGAPDVVTDVVNKFKGNVADYGITGFPEAKASLSGGEAFMVNPKATPEEAKAALEWVDFRFNTVGKGRFDFARGKANGNPVGVPDNDVYGDSATGKAIQADRVKNASLPVQNYDPYVQAAATVPPKAEPVHAQELYAILDVVMSGVLSRKDAGIDQLLADAETKADAMLAAKG; encoded by the coding sequence ATGCGGAGATCCACCGGACTCTTGCTCGTATCCGTGCTCGGCATCTCGGCCACAGCCTGTGGCTCAGGCGAGCCCGCCACCCCGTCGGCGGGCGGTGCCAAGGCCGTGACGATCACGGTGGCGTGCCAGCCCGCCAGGTCCGCGCCGAAGGAACGGCAGGCCTGGGACGACGACGTGGCCGCGTTCATGAAGGCGCACCCCGGCGTGACGGTCAAGAGCACCGACCAGCAGCCGTGCTTCGACCCCAAGACGTTCGGCCCCAAGCTGGCCGGCGGCCAGATGGAGACCGTCTTCGTGGTCCCGGTGACCAACTACGCCGACGTCATCGCCCAGGGCCAGGCGCTCGACATCACGCAGTACACCGGCGCCGTCAAGAACTGGAACGACCTGCGCGCCGACGTCCGCGAGCTGGTCACCAAGGACGGCAAGGTGTACGGCGTGCCGAACGTCCACTACAGCGTCGGCCTGGTCTACAACCGCGCCCTGTTCACCAAGGCCGGACTCGACCCGAACACCCCGCCCAAGACGTGGGCCGAGGTCCGCGAGGCGGCCAAGAAGATCGCCGCGCTCGGCCCCGGCTACGTCGGCTACGGCGAGTACTCCGGCGGCAACACCGGCGGCTGGCACTTCACCCAGGCCATCTACGGCCGCGGCGGCGCCATCCTGACCCCCGACAACAAGAAGGCCGCGTTCAACTCGCCCGAGGGCAAGGCCGTGCTGCAGAACCTGCACGACATGCGCTGGGTGGACAACAGCATGGGCAACAAGCTCCTGGTCGGCTGGGAGTCGCTGATGATGGCGATGGGCAGCGGCAAGGTCGGCATGATGCTGGGCGCGCCCGACGTGGTCACCGACGTGGTCAACAAGTTCAAGGGCAACGTCGCCGACTACGGCATCACCGGCTTCCCCGAGGCCAAGGCGTCGCTGAGCGGCGGCGAGGCGTTCATGGTCAACCCGAAGGCCACCCCTGAGGAGGCCAAGGCGGCCCTGGAGTGGGTCGACTTCCGCTTCAACACGGTCGGCAAGGGTCGCTTCGACTTCGCCCGCGGCAAGGCCAACGGCAACCCGGTCGGCGTGCCCGACAACGACGTCTACGGCGACTCGGCCACCGGCAAGGCCATCCAGGCCGACCGGGTGAAGAACGCCTCGCTGCCGGTCCAGAACTACGACCCGTACGTGCAGGCCGCCGCGACCGTCCCGCCGAAGGCCGAGCCGGTCCACGCGCAGGAGCTGTACGCCATCCTCGACGTGGTCATGTCGGGCGTGCTGAGCCGCAAGGACGCCGGCATCGACCAGCTCCTGGCCGACGCCGAGACCAAGGCCGACGCCATGCTGGCGGCCAAGGGCTGA
- a CDS encoding LacI family DNA-binding transcriptional regulator, which translates to MTRRLAEVAKKVGVSEATVSRVLNGKPGVSDATREAVLTALDVLGYERPTQLRGDRARLVGLVLPELQNPIFPAFAEVVGGALAQQGFTSVLCTRTVGGVSEADYVDLLLQQQVSGVVFAGGLYAQADASHGHYELLHERKLPTVLVNAAVRHLDFPQVSCDDAVAAEMALAHLRALGHERVGMVLGPKDHMPSRRKLETFQAEGGDPELVEHTMFSLEGGHAAAARLVKRGVTGVICASDLLALGTIRATRRAGLAVPGDISVIGFDDSALMNCTEPPLTTVRQPIDAMGRAAVDLLVAQIDKAVVPADELLFEPELVVRSSTARART; encoded by the coding sequence ATGACGCGACGACTCGCAGAGGTGGCCAAGAAGGTCGGGGTGAGCGAGGCGACCGTGAGCCGTGTGCTCAACGGCAAGCCCGGGGTGTCCGACGCGACCCGCGAGGCGGTGCTGACCGCTCTCGACGTGCTCGGCTACGAGCGCCCGACGCAGCTGCGCGGCGACCGGGCCCGGCTGGTCGGCCTCGTCCTCCCCGAGCTGCAGAACCCGATCTTCCCCGCCTTCGCGGAGGTGGTCGGCGGGGCGCTGGCCCAGCAGGGGTTCACCTCGGTGCTCTGCACCCGCACGGTCGGTGGCGTCTCCGAGGCCGACTACGTGGATCTGCTGCTCCAGCAGCAGGTCAGCGGCGTCGTCTTCGCCGGCGGCCTGTACGCCCAGGCCGACGCCTCGCACGGGCACTACGAGCTGCTGCACGAGCGCAAGCTGCCCACCGTGCTGGTGAACGCGGCCGTCCGGCACCTCGACTTCCCGCAGGTCTCCTGCGACGACGCGGTGGCCGCCGAGATGGCCCTGGCCCACCTGCGCGCGCTCGGCCACGAGCGGGTCGGCATGGTGCTCGGGCCCAAGGACCACATGCCGTCGCGGCGCAAGCTGGAGACGTTCCAGGCGGAGGGCGGGGACCCCGAGCTGGTCGAGCACACCATGTTCTCGCTGGAGGGCGGGCACGCGGCCGCCGCCCGGCTGGTCAAGCGGGGGGTGACCGGCGTCATCTGTGCCAGCGACCTGCTCGCGCTCGGCACCATCAGGGCGACCCGCCGCGCCGGCCTCGCCGTGCCCGGGGACATCTCGGTCATCGGCTTCGACGACTCCGCGCTGATGAACTGCACCGAGCCGCCGCTGACCACCGTCCGCCAGCCCATCGACGCCATGGGCCGGGCCGCCGTGGACCTGCTGGTCGCGCAGATCGACAAGGCGGTGGTGCCGGCGGACGAGCTCCTCTTCGAGCCGGAGCTCGTGGTCCGCTCCTCCACTGCCCGCGCCCGGACGTGA
- a CDS encoding discoidin domain-containing protein, producing the protein MRALLAALSLLVGLLATPAYAADTNLAAGKAATASSFTDVYTAANVTDGNQATYWESANNALPQWVQVDLGAGASINKLVLKLPSGWPSRTQTLTVQGSTNGSGFSTIVASATYTFNPTATITFAATTARYVRLQITANTGWPAGQLSEFEVWGGATENPGANLAVGKPITESSHTHTYVAANANDDNPQTYWEGAAYPNTLTVQLGGNADLTSITLKLNLDPAWARRTQSIQVLGREQSATGFTNLVSSATYTFDPVTGNSVTIPVTAKVADVRLQITANSGAPGGQVAEFQIFGTPSANPDLTAGNLTSSPAAPVETDAVTLSATVRNAGTAGSAATSVTFYAGTTKVGSAGVGALAAGASTTVSTNIGTRDAGTYQLSAKVDEDNKVIELNEANNTATGTLTVKPVDTADLIASSVAWTPGNPAAGNTVTFSVAIKNQGTVAAGGGSHGITLTVTNDSGTVVKTLTGSAAGAIAPGATTSPVSLGPWTAANGKYTVKTVLADDPNELPVKRANNTSESPLFVGRGANMPYDTYEAEDAVIGGGAARVGPSREIGTIAGEASGRRAVTLNQTGAYVEFTTRADTNTLVTRFSMPDAAGGGGLDSTLDIYVNGTFLKAVNLTSRYAWLYGPEAGPGNSPGSGPPRHIYDEANVLLGTTVPKGSKIRLQKDAANGQTYAIDFVDFEQATPIANPDPAKYAVPAGFTQQDVQNALDKARQDTGLAGVYLPQGDYQTSGKFQVYGKPVKIVGAGPWFTRFRSPSGQENTDVGFRTEASANGSTFANFAYFGNYTSRIDGPGKVFDFSNVADMTIDNVWAEHQVCLYWGSNTDNITIRNSRIRNLFADGLNMTNGSTGNHVTNVEARATGDDSFALFSATDNNPGEQTGNVFENLTSLLTWRASGVAVYGGYDNTFRNIYVADTLTYPGVTISSLDFGIPMNGFGASPPTTFDNISLVRAGGHFWGQQTFPALWLFSSSKVFQGIRVNNLDIVDPTYSGIMFQTGYSGGAPLNPVKDTVLTNVSISGAQKIGDAFDAKSGFGIWVNELPEPGQGPAVGSATIDNLRFGNNYQNIKNTTSTFTLTTNSS; encoded by the coding sequence ATGAGAGCACTGTTAGCCGCCCTTTCGTTACTCGTCGGACTCCTGGCCACGCCCGCGTACGCGGCCGACACCAACCTCGCCGCCGGCAAGGCCGCCACTGCCAGCAGCTTCACCGACGTCTACACCGCTGCCAACGTCACCGACGGCAACCAGGCCACGTACTGGGAGTCGGCCAACAACGCCCTTCCGCAGTGGGTCCAGGTCGATCTCGGTGCCGGCGCGAGCATCAACAAGCTCGTGCTCAAGCTGCCGTCCGGCTGGCCGAGCCGTACGCAGACGCTGACCGTCCAGGGCAGCACGAACGGCTCCGGCTTCAGCACGATCGTCGCCTCGGCGACCTACACGTTCAACCCGACCGCGACGATCACCTTCGCCGCCACGACCGCCCGCTACGTCCGGCTGCAGATCACCGCGAACACCGGCTGGCCGGCGGGCCAGCTCTCGGAGTTCGAGGTGTGGGGCGGCGCGACGGAGAACCCGGGCGCCAACCTGGCCGTCGGCAAGCCGATCACCGAGTCCTCGCACACCCACACGTACGTGGCCGCCAACGCCAACGACGACAACCCCCAGACCTACTGGGAAGGCGCCGCCTACCCCAACACCCTCACCGTGCAGCTCGGCGGCAACGCCGACCTGACGTCGATCACGCTCAAGCTCAACCTCGACCCGGCCTGGGCGAGGCGCACCCAGAGCATCCAGGTCCTCGGCCGTGAGCAGAGCGCCACCGGCTTCACCAACCTCGTCTCCTCGGCCACGTACACCTTCGACCCGGTCACGGGGAACTCGGTGACCATCCCGGTCACCGCCAAGGTCGCCGACGTCCGGCTGCAGATCACCGCCAACTCCGGCGCCCCGGGCGGGCAGGTGGCCGAGTTCCAGATCTTCGGCACGCCGTCGGCCAACCCCGACCTGACGGCGGGCAACCTCACGTCGAGCCCGGCCGCGCCGGTCGAGACCGACGCGGTCACGCTCTCCGCCACGGTCAGGAACGCCGGGACCGCCGGCTCGGCCGCCACCTCCGTGACCTTCTACGCGGGCACGACCAAGGTCGGCAGCGCGGGCGTGGGTGCGCTGGCCGCAGGGGCGTCGACCACTGTGTCCACAAATATCGGGACCAGGGACGCCGGGACCTACCAGCTCTCCGCCAAGGTGGACGAGGACAACAAGGTCATCGAACTGAACGAGGCGAACAACACCGCCACCGGCACGCTGACCGTGAAGCCGGTCGACACGGCCGACCTGATCGCCTCCTCCGTCGCGTGGACGCCCGGCAACCCCGCCGCGGGCAACACGGTGACGTTCTCCGTGGCGATCAAGAACCAGGGCACGGTCGCCGCCGGCGGCGGCTCCCACGGCATCACGCTCACCGTGACCAACGACTCGGGCACCGTCGTCAAGACGCTGACCGGCTCGGCCGCCGGCGCCATCGCTCCGGGCGCCACCACGAGCCCGGTCAGCCTGGGCCCCTGGACGGCGGCCAACGGCAAATACACGGTCAAGACCGTGCTCGCCGACGACCCCAACGAGCTGCCGGTCAAGCGCGCCAACAACACCAGCGAGTCGCCCCTCTTCGTCGGCCGCGGCGCGAACATGCCGTACGACACCTACGAGGCCGAGGACGCCGTGATCGGCGGCGGCGCGGCCCGCGTCGGCCCGAGCAGGGAGATCGGCACGATCGCCGGCGAGGCCTCCGGGCGGCGCGCGGTGACGCTCAACCAGACCGGCGCGTACGTCGAGTTCACCACCAGGGCGGACACGAACACCCTGGTCACCCGCTTCTCCATGCCCGACGCCGCGGGCGGCGGCGGTCTCGACTCGACCCTCGACATCTACGTGAACGGCACGTTCCTCAAGGCCGTCAACCTGACCTCCCGCTACGCCTGGCTCTACGGCCCCGAGGCCGGGCCGGGCAACTCCCCCGGCTCGGGCCCGCCCAGGCACATCTACGACGAGGCGAACGTGCTGCTCGGCACCACCGTGCCGAAGGGCAGCAAGATCAGGCTGCAGAAGGACGCGGCCAACGGCCAGACGTACGCGATCGACTTCGTGGACTTCGAGCAGGCGACCCCGATCGCCAACCCGGACCCGGCGAAGTACGCCGTACCGGCCGGATTCACCCAGCAGGACGTCCAGAACGCGCTCGACAAGGCCCGCCAGGACACCGGCCTGGCCGGCGTCTACCTGCCCCAGGGCGACTACCAGACCTCCGGCAAGTTCCAGGTGTACGGCAAGCCCGTCAAGATCGTCGGCGCCGGCCCCTGGTTCACCCGGTTCCGCTCCCCCAGCGGGCAGGAGAACACCGACGTGGGCTTCCGCACGGAGGCCTCGGCCAACGGCTCGACGTTCGCGAACTTCGCCTACTTCGGCAACTACACCTCGCGCATCGACGGCCCCGGCAAGGTGTTCGACTTCTCGAACGTGGCCGACATGACGATCGACAACGTCTGGGCCGAGCACCAGGTGTGCCTGTACTGGGGCTCGAACACGGACAACATCACGATCAGGAACTCGCGGATCCGCAACCTGTTCGCCGACGGCCTGAACATGACCAACGGCAGCACCGGCAACCACGTCACGAACGTCGAGGCCAGGGCCACCGGCGACGACAGCTTCGCGCTGTTCTCGGCCACCGACAACAACCCCGGCGAGCAGACCGGCAACGTCTTCGAGAACCTGACCTCGCTGCTCACCTGGCGGGCCTCGGGCGTGGCCGTGTACGGCGGCTACGACAACACGTTCAGGAACATCTACGTCGCGGACACGCTGACCTACCCGGGCGTCACGATCAGCTCGCTGGACTTCGGGATCCCGATGAACGGGTTCGGCGCGAGCCCGCCGACGACGTTCGACAACATCTCGCTGGTCCGGGCCGGCGGGCACTTCTGGGGGCAGCAGACGTTCCCGGCGCTGTGGCTGTTCTCCTCCTCCAAGGTGTTCCAGGGGATCCGCGTCAACAACCTGGACATCGTGGACCCGACGTACAGCGGGATCATGTTCCAGACCGGCTACTCCGGCGGCGCGCCGCTGAACCCGGTCAAGGACACGGTCCTGACGAACGTGTCGATCAGCGGTGCGCAGAAGATCGGCGACGCCTTCGACGCCAAGTCCGGGTTCGGCATCTGGGTCAACGAGCTGCCCGAGCCGGGGCAGGGCCCGGCCGTCGGGTCGGCCACGATCGACAACCTGAGGTTCGGCAACAACTACCAGAACATCAAGAACACGACCTCGACCTTCACCCTGACCACGAACTCCTCATAG
- a CDS encoding sugar kinase, translated as MTDVYTLGESLGVVSSGRVRHESEARLDVCGPEFTLAVALARLGHRSAYLGKVGDDELGARVLTALKGEGVDVADMRVSEGLRTGLILREIRVGRELRVTQYRAGSAGSRLAPGNVPIDRIAASKMLHVTGLTAGLGRDTLEAVRTAVSAARNADVMISFSVDYVPELWPSVREAEDVLSELACASHLLFLRQDELDLVKPALTPEREVVVDRGAKGASVRADRMRYDVPGWQVPIVDTAGAGEAFAAGYISAALDGLIPQERLHRGALLSAAAVTSVSDWQGLPTRNELSS; from the coding sequence ATGACCGACGTCTACACGCTCGGCGAGTCCCTCGGCGTCGTATCCAGTGGCCGGGTCCGCCATGAGAGCGAGGCCCGGCTGGACGTGTGCGGCCCCGAGTTCACGCTGGCCGTCGCGCTGGCCCGACTCGGACACCGATCCGCGTACCTGGGCAAAGTGGGCGACGACGAGCTGGGCGCCAGGGTGCTCACCGCGCTCAAGGGCGAGGGCGTGGACGTCGCGGACATGCGTGTGTCCGAAGGGCTGCGTACGGGACTGATCCTCAGGGAGATCCGCGTCGGCCGCGAACTGAGAGTGACGCAGTACCGCGCCGGCTCGGCCGGCTCGCGGCTCGCGCCGGGCAATGTGCCCATCGACCGGATCGCCGCGTCGAAGATGCTCCACGTCACCGGTCTCACGGCCGGCCTCGGCCGGGACACACTCGAGGCGGTGCGCACCGCCGTGAGTGCCGCGAGGAACGCCGACGTGATGATCTCCTTCTCCGTCGACTACGTCCCCGAGCTGTGGCCGTCCGTACGCGAGGCCGAGGACGTGCTCAGCGAGCTGGCCTGCGCCTCGCACCTGCTCTTCCTCCGCCAGGACGAGCTCGACCTGGTCAAGCCCGCGCTCACGCCGGAGCGCGAGGTCGTGGTGGACCGCGGCGCGAAGGGCGCGAGCGTGCGCGCCGACCGGATGCGGTACGACGTCCCGGGCTGGCAGGTCCCCATCGTGGACACGGCGGGCGCGGGGGAGGCGTTCGCGGCCGGCTACATCAGCGCCGCCCTCGACGGCCTCATCCCCCAGGAACGCCTGCACCGCGGGGCGCTGCTGAGCGCCGCCGCGGTGACCAGCGTGAGTGACTGGCAGGGGCTGCCCACCAGGAATGAGCTCTCCTCATAG
- a CDS encoding DUF4344 domain-containing metallopeptidase — MPLPLITLVLSMTSTLGAAPSPELSVSYEQPGSSRAEQARKLLKDSGALETGIRLPAPVKVVARDCDAAEPPGATWDHAERRITICYQLVDHARRVLDGISETEESDTGTSSARVEAALSVLFHHELGHALTTLNGLPDSDAQADQFAALTLPADAPERVVAAAEARHLLAGHTGIEGLPGPDESATFSCLLYGADPGKYRRIAKGGWVPPERAPSCTDEYNRVRSAIGSMAVKAGT; from the coding sequence ATGCCGCTTCCCCTCATCACCCTCGTCCTGAGCATGACGAGCACGCTGGGAGCGGCCCCCTCGCCGGAGCTGTCGGTGAGCTACGAACAGCCGGGCTCCTCCCGGGCCGAACAGGCCAGGAAGCTGCTCAAGGACAGCGGCGCGCTGGAGACCGGGATCCGGCTGCCCGCGCCGGTCAAGGTGGTCGCGCGTGACTGCGACGCGGCGGAGCCGCCCGGGGCCACCTGGGACCACGCGGAGCGCCGGATCACCATCTGCTACCAGCTGGTCGACCATGCCCGGCGCGTACTGGACGGCATCTCCGAGACCGAGGAGTCCGACACCGGCACCAGCTCCGCCCGCGTCGAGGCGGCGCTGTCCGTGCTCTTCCACCACGAGCTCGGCCACGCCCTGACCACGCTCAACGGCCTGCCCGACAGCGACGCGCAGGCCGACCAGTTCGCGGCGCTGACGCTCCCCGCCGACGCGCCCGAGCGCGTGGTGGCCGCCGCCGAGGCCCGTCACCTGCTCGCCGGCCACACCGGCATCGAGGGGCTGCCGGGGCCGGACGAGTCCGCCACGTTCTCCTGCCTGCTGTACGGCGCCGACCCCGGCAAGTACCGCCGCATCGCCAAGGGCGGATGGGTGCCGCCCGAGCGGGCGCCTTCGTGCACGGACGAGTACAACCGGGTCAGGTCCGCCATCGGTTCCATGGCCGTGAAAGCAGGCACATAG
- a CDS encoding maleylpyruvate isomerase family mycothiol-dependent enzyme, whose product MADDLLKDFNPFDIFDAEAARLDRFFSGLDEAGWQRPSRCEGWSVRDVLAHLAGEELYNHACLDGTVEDLLTRLSTSGVAGYNDFNEWSVRQRRDLPVEDVLEEWRTKNGETRRRMRELGPDAQIDTMAGPYPCGLQAFHYSSEYATHADDVGAPVADSEADDRTFWRVAVGRFVLAEQEAKVQVEQTADEIWGAVNGVTASLSYPEFVEATVGRLPASHGIEPRIVSALRCLA is encoded by the coding sequence ATGGCCGACGACCTGCTCAAAGACTTCAATCCGTTCGACATCTTCGACGCCGAGGCGGCGCGGCTCGACCGGTTCTTCAGCGGGCTCGACGAGGCCGGCTGGCAGCGGCCGTCCCGCTGCGAGGGCTGGTCGGTACGGGACGTGCTGGCGCACCTGGCCGGAGAGGAGCTCTACAACCACGCCTGTCTCGACGGGACCGTAGAGGATCTGCTGACCCGGCTCTCCACGTCCGGCGTGGCCGGGTACAACGACTTCAACGAGTGGTCGGTGCGACAGCGGCGCGACCTGCCCGTGGAGGACGTGCTCGAGGAGTGGCGGACCAAGAACGGCGAGACGCGGCGGCGCATGCGGGAGCTCGGGCCCGACGCGCAGATCGACACGATGGCCGGGCCCTATCCGTGCGGCCTGCAGGCCTTCCACTACTCCTCCGAGTACGCCACCCACGCCGACGACGTCGGCGCGCCCGTCGCCGACTCCGAGGCCGACGACAGGACGTTCTGGCGGGTGGCCGTGGGGCGGTTCGTGCTGGCGGAGCAGGAGGCCAAGGTGCAGGTGGAGCAGACGGCCGACGAGATCTGGGGCGCCGTGAACGGGGTCACCGCCTCGCTGTCGTACCCGGAGTTCGTGGAGGCCACGGTCGGGCGCCTGCCCGCCTCGCACGGGATCGAGCCGCGTATCGTCTCCGCCCTGAGGTGCCTCGCCTGA
- a CDS encoding DUF3040 domain-containing protein, with protein MSLSGKERRILAEIEQALEREDPELAKRVAAINKIESDGDIFPQAYGDRLRMWALAHVWMIFAVGALMIVLLLLAVLTT; from the coding sequence ATGAGTCTCTCTGGAAAGGAACGCCGCATTCTCGCTGAGATCGAGCAGGCCCTTGAGCGAGAGGACCCCGAGCTGGCCAAGCGTGTCGCGGCGATCAACAAGATCGAGTCCGACGGGGACATCTTCCCCCAGGCGTACGGTGATCGCCTGCGCATGTGGGCGCTGGCACACGTCTGGATGATCTTCGCCGTCGGGGCGCTGATGATCGTGCTGCTCCTGCTGGCCGTCCTGACCACCTGA
- a CDS encoding type B 50S ribosomal protein L31: MKKNLHPAYRPVVFRDPSVGYAFLTRSTLASDQTVEWEDGRTYPVVDVDVSSASHPFYTGRGRILDSAGRVERFNQRYGRK, translated from the coding sequence ATGAAGAAGAACCTGCACCCCGCGTACCGTCCCGTCGTCTTCCGCGACCCCAGCGTCGGCTACGCCTTCCTCACCCGCTCCACCCTCGCCTCCGATCAGACCGTCGAGTGGGAGGACGGCAGGACGTACCCCGTCGTCGACGTGGACGTCTCGTCCGCCAGCCACCCCTTCTACACCGGCCGCGGCCGCATTCTCGACTCCGCGGGTCGCGTCGAGCGCTTCAACCAGCGTTATGGGAGGAAGTGA